The following coding sequences are from one Salvia hispanica cultivar TCC Black 2014 chromosome 3, UniMelb_Shisp_WGS_1.0, whole genome shotgun sequence window:
- the LOC125210636 gene encoding palmitoyltransferase ZDHHC12-B-like isoform X1, translated as MLEPEEEIIPRHNPKWNKSSTVSCLVSLISVSFTHFSFSLLPFFLPASSFLSLLPLSAVLLVLVMGLGRLCKRVAGVRASAPAFVFFSILFVWAIYITVVRRVISSLLDIVMNIEMIMVLIGLCCIMLSDPGILTHHSCAHLSVRNSINEIESHGEELKVSTSVAHQESPAEEEFSRYRRVRYCRYCKNYVMGLDHHCPAFGNCIGQRNHALFIVLVVGFAISEASFVVCASYFMAKSETSKFVGEKLITSRNLVVGTALFCVIQVVWQVVFIMWHVHCACFNIKTDEWINWKNYPEFRSKVVPHEGQPHPDAQFINPYDKGILRNLKEFFATDAYLPCRL; from the exons ATGCTAGAACCAGAAGAAGAAATTATCCCACGCCACAATCCAAAATGGAACAAATCTTCCACAGTTAGTTGCTTGGTTTCTTTGATCTCAGTTTCCTTTACTCACTTCTCCTTCTCTTTGCTCCCTTTCTTCCTCCCCGCTTCATCCTTCCTCTCCCTTCTTCCTCTCTCAG CGGTGTTGCTCGTACTCGTGATGGGATTGGGGAGATTGTGCAAGAGGGTTGCTGGAGTGAGGGCTTCGGCGCCagcttttgttttcttcagcATTCTTTTCGTATGGGCTATTTACATAACTGTGGTTCGCCGAG TTATTTCATCTTTGTTGGACATTGTAATGAACATTGAAATGATTATGGTGTTAATCGGCCTATGCTG TATTATGTTATCAGACCCTGGAATTTTGACCCATCATTCTTGCGCTCACCTATCTGTCCGGAATTCTATCAATGAAATTGAATCCCATGGAGAG GAATTGAAAGTTTCAACTTCTGTTGCACATCAAGAGTCCCCTGCTGAAGAA GAATTTAGTAGATACAGGAGGGTAAGATATTGCAGGTACTGCAAGAATTATGTTATGGGACTTGATCATCATTGTCCTGCTTTTGGAAACTGCATAG GTCAAAGAAATCATGCTCTTTTTATCGTGCTTGTTGTTGGCTTTGCGATATCTGAGGCTTCTTTTGTAGTGTGTGCTTCATATT TCATGGCTAAGTCCGAGACCTCAAAATTTGTTGGAGAGAAG CTTATTACATCCAGAAACTTGGTAGTTGGTACCGCATTATTTTGCGTGATTCAAGTGGTTTGGCAG GTGGTTTTCATAATGTGGCATGTCCATTGCGCATGTTTTAACATCAAAACTGATGAATGG ataaattggaaaaattatcCAGAATTCCGGAGTAAAGTCGTACCCCATGAAG GCCAGCCCCATCCCGACGCACAATTTATTAACCCTTACGACAAaggaattttaagaaatctgAAGGAGTTCTTTGCAACAGATGCATATCTTCCTTGCAGATTGTGA
- the LOC125211444 gene encoding uncharacterized protein LOC125211444 has product MSSQAPVAIGMNLLANNWLQRFGSGGEFSSRSDGSELDLAVMVSDFFEIGSAGADSWCSSDSDSGLSDLAYLTDRISFYNRSVDQYERDLMMVIKSSILSISETWQVEKPDPCNASCILYSLVKLLQSSGYDAALCATKWQGDGKVPGGEHEFVDVIAQDSSGGTERYIIDIDFRSHFQIARAVKSYNAVLSSLPAIYVGTVPNLKQLLQIMVEASRYSLEQNSMPLPPWRALPYLEAKWESPCERTVNSPPRSHTAPSSLSHLHCIALLQQLKSFVRSDIERNGI; this is encoded by the exons ATGAGTAGCCAAGCACCGGTGGCGATCGGAATGAATTTGTTGGCTAACAATTGGCTGCAACGCTTCGGCAGCGGTGGCGAGTTCTCGTCCCGGAGTGACGGAAGCGAGCTCGACTTGGCCGTTATGGTTAGCGATTTTTTCGAGATCGGAAGCGCCGGAGCTGACTCGTGGTGCAGCAGCGACAGCGATTCCGGCTTATCCGACTTGGCTTATCTCACCGACCGGATTTCG TTCTATAATCGATCAGTTGACCAGTACGAAAGGGATTTGATGATGGTTATCAAATCCTCAATTCTCTCAATATCAGAAACTTGGCAAGTAGAGAAGCCAGATCCATGCAACGCTAGCTGCATTCTTTACTCTCTGGTGAAACTTCTACAATCTTCTGGTTATGATGCAGCATTATGTGCAACCAAATGGCAAGGTGATGGAAAAGTTCCTGGAG GTGAACATGAATTCGTAGATGTGATAGCTCAAGATAGCAGTGGAGGAACTGAAAGATACATCATTGATATAGACTTCCGAAGTCACTTCCAGATAGCAAGAGcagtaaaatcatataatgCTGTTCTGAGTTCTCTTCCAGCCATTTACGTGGGCACCGTGCCAAACCTCAAACAGCTGCTTCAAATCATGGTTGAAGCATCCAGGTACTCTCTTGAGCAGAACTCAATGCCTCTTCCTCCATGGAGAGCCTTGCCTTACTTGGAGGCAAAATGGGAATCGCCTTGTGAAAGAACAGTAAATTCTCCTCCTCGTTCCCACACAGCCCCATCGTCTTTGTCTCATCTCCACTGCATCGCTCTACTGCAGCAGCTCAAGTCCTTTGTTCGGTCTGATATTGAGAGGAATGGAATATGA
- the LOC125210636 gene encoding palmitoyltransferase ZDHHC18-like isoform X5, whose translation MLEPEEEIIPRHNPKWNKSSTVSCLVSLISVSFTHFSFSLLPFFLPASSFLSLLPLSAVLLVLVMGLGRLCKRVAGVRASAPAFVFFSILFVWAIYITVVRRVISSLLDIVMNIEMIMVLIGLCCIMLSDPGILTHHSCAHLSVRNSINEIESHGEELKVSTSVAHQESPAEEEFSRYRRVRYCRYCKNYVMGLDHHCPAFGNCIGQRNHALFIVLVVGFAISEASFVVCASYFMAKSETSKFVGEKLITSRNLVVGTALFCVIQVVWQRTSSSLRWFS comes from the exons ATGCTAGAACCAGAAGAAGAAATTATCCCACGCCACAATCCAAAATGGAACAAATCTTCCACAGTTAGTTGCTTGGTTTCTTTGATCTCAGTTTCCTTTACTCACTTCTCCTTCTCTTTGCTCCCTTTCTTCCTCCCCGCTTCATCCTTCCTCTCCCTTCTTCCTCTCTCAG CGGTGTTGCTCGTACTCGTGATGGGATTGGGGAGATTGTGCAAGAGGGTTGCTGGAGTGAGGGCTTCGGCGCCagcttttgttttcttcagcATTCTTTTCGTATGGGCTATTTACATAACTGTGGTTCGCCGAG TTATTTCATCTTTGTTGGACATTGTAATGAACATTGAAATGATTATGGTGTTAATCGGCCTATGCTG TATTATGTTATCAGACCCTGGAATTTTGACCCATCATTCTTGCGCTCACCTATCTGTCCGGAATTCTATCAATGAAATTGAATCCCATGGAGAG GAATTGAAAGTTTCAACTTCTGTTGCACATCAAGAGTCCCCTGCTGAAGAA GAATTTAGTAGATACAGGAGGGTAAGATATTGCAGGTACTGCAAGAATTATGTTATGGGACTTGATCATCATTGTCCTGCTTTTGGAAACTGCATAG GTCAAAGAAATCATGCTCTTTTTATCGTGCTTGTTGTTGGCTTTGCGATATCTGAGGCTTCTTTTGTAGTGTGTGCTTCATATT TCATGGCTAAGTCCGAGACCTCAAAATTTGTTGGAGAGAAG CTTATTACATCCAGAAACTTGGTAGTTGGTACCGCATTATTTTGCGTGATTCAAGTGGTTTGGCAG AGAACTTCTTCGTCTCTTAGGTGGTTTTCATAA
- the LOC125211678 gene encoding fasciclin-like arabinogalactan protein 4, protein MAFSIFIPHIAPTILFYFLLLPSPISSLNITLLLSSYPSFSDFSSLLSSTGIAADLASRSSLTLLAVPNALLRAPSSPNLADVLRYHVLLEYLSLSDLRRIPPAGKLVATLLQTTGRAAANSGSVNITIDANSITFHSPASNATLISPIKTLPYNISILSLNSLLIPADPDLAASETGPPLGLNITSTLINGHDFNVAAAMLAASGVISEFEADEGGAGITMFVPTDEAFADLPPSAKFQSLAADRKAAVLRFHVLHSYYPLGSLESIVNPVQPTLATEQNGAGSFTLNISRVNGSVGIDTGIVQASVTQTVFDQNPVAIFGVSRVLLPREFFGRDPIDLFKPSGGGDAPPPDIAMSPENYGPANHLSAGGAGGGGVGVFWGLWCTVIFYFLN, encoded by the coding sequence ATGGCTTTCTCAATCTTCATTCCCCATATTGCCCCTACAATCCTCTTCTATTTCCTCCTCCTACCCTCCCCCATTTCCTCCCTCAACATCACCCTCCTCCTCTCCTCCTACCCCTCCTTCTCCGACTTCAGTTCCCTCCTCTCCTCCACCGGCATCGCCGCCGATCTCGCTTCCCGCTCCTCCCTCACCCTCCTCGCCGTCCCCAACGCCCTCCTCCGCGCCCCCTCCTCCCCCAACCTCGCCGATGTCCTCCGCTACCACGTCCTCCTCGAATACCTCTCCCTCTCCGACCTCCGCCGCATCCCCCCCGCCGGCAAGCTCGTCGCCACTCTTCTCCAAACCACCGGCCGCGCCGCCGCCAATTCCGGCTCCGTCAACATCACAATCGACGCGAATTCGATCACATTCCACTCCCCTGCCTCCAACGCAACCCTAATTTCCCCAATCAAAACCCTACCCTACAACATCTCCATCCTCTCCCTCAATTCGCTCCTCATCCCCGCCGATCCCGATCTCGCCGCCTCGGAGACGGGCCCCCCGCTAGGGCTCAACATCACCAGCACGCTAATCAACGGCCACGACTTCAACGTCGCGGCGGCGATGCTGGCCGCGTCGGGCGTGATTTCCGAATTCGAGGCGGACGAGGGCGGCGCCGGGATCACGATGTTCGTCCCCACCGACGAGGCCTTCGCCGACCTCCCTCCCTCGGCGAAATTTCAATCCCTAGCGGCGGATCGGAAGGCGGCGGTGCTCCGATTCCACGTGCTCCACTCGTACTACCCGCTCGGCTCGCTGGAATCGATCGTGAACCCGGTCCAGCCGACGCTCGCGACGGAGCAGAACGGCGCGGGGAGCTTCACGCTCAACATCTCCCGCGTCAACGGATCTGTTGGAATCGACACCGGAATCGTGCAGGCGTCGGTGACGCAGACGGTTTTCGATCAGAACCCCGTCGCGATTTTTGGGGTTTCGAGAGTGCTGTTGCCGCGGGAGTTTTTCGGGAGGGATCCGATTGATCTCTTCAAGCCTAGTGGCGGCGGCGATGCTCCGCCGCCGGATATCGCGATGTCGCCGGAGAATTATGGGCCGGCGAATCATTTGTCGGCGGGAGGGGCTGGGGGCGGAGGAGTGGGGGTATTTTGGGGATTGTGGTGTAcggtaattttttattttctgaattga
- the LOC125210636 gene encoding palmitoyltransferase ZDHHC12-B-like isoform X3, with translation MLEPEEEIIPRHNPKWNKSSTVSCLVSLISVSFTHFSFSLLPFFLPASSFLSLLPLSAVLLVLVMGLGRLCKRVAGVRASAPAFVFFSILFVWAIYITVVRRVISSLLDIVMNIEMIMVLIGLCCIMLSDPGILTHHSCAHLSVRNSINEIESHGEELKVSTSVAHQESPAEEEFSRYRRVRYCRYCKNYVMGLDHHCPAFGNCIGQRNHALFIVLVVGFAISEASFVVCASYFMAKSETSKFVGEKINWKNYPEFRSKVVPHEGQPHPDAQFINPYDKGILRNLKEFFATDAYLPCRL, from the exons ATGCTAGAACCAGAAGAAGAAATTATCCCACGCCACAATCCAAAATGGAACAAATCTTCCACAGTTAGTTGCTTGGTTTCTTTGATCTCAGTTTCCTTTACTCACTTCTCCTTCTCTTTGCTCCCTTTCTTCCTCCCCGCTTCATCCTTCCTCTCCCTTCTTCCTCTCTCAG CGGTGTTGCTCGTACTCGTGATGGGATTGGGGAGATTGTGCAAGAGGGTTGCTGGAGTGAGGGCTTCGGCGCCagcttttgttttcttcagcATTCTTTTCGTATGGGCTATTTACATAACTGTGGTTCGCCGAG TTATTTCATCTTTGTTGGACATTGTAATGAACATTGAAATGATTATGGTGTTAATCGGCCTATGCTG TATTATGTTATCAGACCCTGGAATTTTGACCCATCATTCTTGCGCTCACCTATCTGTCCGGAATTCTATCAATGAAATTGAATCCCATGGAGAG GAATTGAAAGTTTCAACTTCTGTTGCACATCAAGAGTCCCCTGCTGAAGAA GAATTTAGTAGATACAGGAGGGTAAGATATTGCAGGTACTGCAAGAATTATGTTATGGGACTTGATCATCATTGTCCTGCTTTTGGAAACTGCATAG GTCAAAGAAATCATGCTCTTTTTATCGTGCTTGTTGTTGGCTTTGCGATATCTGAGGCTTCTTTTGTAGTGTGTGCTTCATATT TCATGGCTAAGTCCGAGACCTCAAAATTTGTTGGAGAGAAG ataaattggaaaaattatcCAGAATTCCGGAGTAAAGTCGTACCCCATGAAG GCCAGCCCCATCCCGACGCACAATTTATTAACCCTTACGACAAaggaattttaagaaatctgAAGGAGTTCTTTGCAACAGATGCATATCTTCCTTGCAGATTGTGA
- the LOC125210636 gene encoding palmitoyltransferase ZDHHC12-B-like isoform X4: protein MEQIFHTVLLVLVMGLGRLCKRVAGVRASAPAFVFFSILFVWAIYITVVRRVISSLLDIVMNIEMIMVLIGLCCIMLSDPGILTHHSCAHLSVRNSINEIESHGEELKVSTSVAHQESPAEEEFSRYRRVRYCRYCKNYVMGLDHHCPAFGNCIGQRNHALFIVLVVGFAISEASFVVCASYFMAKSETSKFVGEKLITSRNLVVGTALFCVIQVVWQVVFIMWHVHCACFNIKTDEWINWKNYPEFRSKVVPHEGQPHPDAQFINPYDKGILRNLKEFFATDAYLPCRL, encoded by the exons ATGGAACAAATCTTCCACA CGGTGTTGCTCGTACTCGTGATGGGATTGGGGAGATTGTGCAAGAGGGTTGCTGGAGTGAGGGCTTCGGCGCCagcttttgttttcttcagcATTCTTTTCGTATGGGCTATTTACATAACTGTGGTTCGCCGAG TTATTTCATCTTTGTTGGACATTGTAATGAACATTGAAATGATTATGGTGTTAATCGGCCTATGCTG TATTATGTTATCAGACCCTGGAATTTTGACCCATCATTCTTGCGCTCACCTATCTGTCCGGAATTCTATCAATGAAATTGAATCCCATGGAGAG GAATTGAAAGTTTCAACTTCTGTTGCACATCAAGAGTCCCCTGCTGAAGAA GAATTTAGTAGATACAGGAGGGTAAGATATTGCAGGTACTGCAAGAATTATGTTATGGGACTTGATCATCATTGTCCTGCTTTTGGAAACTGCATAG GTCAAAGAAATCATGCTCTTTTTATCGTGCTTGTTGTTGGCTTTGCGATATCTGAGGCTTCTTTTGTAGTGTGTGCTTCATATT TCATGGCTAAGTCCGAGACCTCAAAATTTGTTGGAGAGAAG CTTATTACATCCAGAAACTTGGTAGTTGGTACCGCATTATTTTGCGTGATTCAAGTGGTTTGGCAG GTGGTTTTCATAATGTGGCATGTCCATTGCGCATGTTTTAACATCAAAACTGATGAATGG ataaattggaaaaattatcCAGAATTCCGGAGTAAAGTCGTACCCCATGAAG GCCAGCCCCATCCCGACGCACAATTTATTAACCCTTACGACAAaggaattttaagaaatctgAAGGAGTTCTTTGCAACAGATGCATATCTTCCTTGCAGATTGTGA
- the LOC125210636 gene encoding palmitoyltransferase ZDHHC12-B-like isoform X2, with the protein MLEPEEEIIPRHNPKWNKSSTVSCLVSLISVSFTHFSFSLLPFFLPASSFLSLLPLSAVLLVLVMGLGRLCKRVAGVRASAPAFVFFSILFVWAIYITVVRRVISSLLDIVMNIEMIMVLIGLCCIMLSDPGILTHHSCAHLSVRNSINEIESHGEELKVSTSVAHQESPAEEEFSRYRRVRYCRYCKNYVMGLDHHCPAFGNCIGQRNHALFIVLVVGFAISEASFVVCASYFMAKSETSKFVGEKLITSRNLVVGTALFCVIQVVWQINWKNYPEFRSKVVPHEGQPHPDAQFINPYDKGILRNLKEFFATDAYLPCRL; encoded by the exons ATGCTAGAACCAGAAGAAGAAATTATCCCACGCCACAATCCAAAATGGAACAAATCTTCCACAGTTAGTTGCTTGGTTTCTTTGATCTCAGTTTCCTTTACTCACTTCTCCTTCTCTTTGCTCCCTTTCTTCCTCCCCGCTTCATCCTTCCTCTCCCTTCTTCCTCTCTCAG CGGTGTTGCTCGTACTCGTGATGGGATTGGGGAGATTGTGCAAGAGGGTTGCTGGAGTGAGGGCTTCGGCGCCagcttttgttttcttcagcATTCTTTTCGTATGGGCTATTTACATAACTGTGGTTCGCCGAG TTATTTCATCTTTGTTGGACATTGTAATGAACATTGAAATGATTATGGTGTTAATCGGCCTATGCTG TATTATGTTATCAGACCCTGGAATTTTGACCCATCATTCTTGCGCTCACCTATCTGTCCGGAATTCTATCAATGAAATTGAATCCCATGGAGAG GAATTGAAAGTTTCAACTTCTGTTGCACATCAAGAGTCCCCTGCTGAAGAA GAATTTAGTAGATACAGGAGGGTAAGATATTGCAGGTACTGCAAGAATTATGTTATGGGACTTGATCATCATTGTCCTGCTTTTGGAAACTGCATAG GTCAAAGAAATCATGCTCTTTTTATCGTGCTTGTTGTTGGCTTTGCGATATCTGAGGCTTCTTTTGTAGTGTGTGCTTCATATT TCATGGCTAAGTCCGAGACCTCAAAATTTGTTGGAGAGAAG CTTATTACATCCAGAAACTTGGTAGTTGGTACCGCATTATTTTGCGTGATTCAAGTGGTTTGGCAG ataaattggaaaaattatcCAGAATTCCGGAGTAAAGTCGTACCCCATGAAG GCCAGCCCCATCCCGACGCACAATTTATTAACCCTTACGACAAaggaattttaagaaatctgAAGGAGTTCTTTGCAACAGATGCATATCTTCCTTGCAGATTGTGA
- the LOC125212552 gene encoding mitochondrial import inner membrane translocase subunit Tim9-like, protein MDKNLLETDISSLPESDQARISSIIDQMQTRDSLGLYSKLSQRCFDDCVTSFYRKTLGKQEEICVRRCTEKFLRLSTRVATRFAELNQDGSPQ, encoded by the exons ATGGATAAGAACTTGTTAGAAACGGATATCTCATCTCTCCCCGAGTCCGATCAAGCACGAATTTCATCGATTATCGACCAGATGCAAACGCGCGACAG CCTTGGTTTGTATAGCAAGCTTTCACAAAGATGCTTCGATGACTGCGTAACTTCCTTCTACCGTAAAACTTTAGGCAAGCAAGAAGAAATTTGTGTGAGGAGATGCACGGAGAAGTTCTTGAGGCTCTCAACAAGGGTGGCGACGAGGTTTGCTGAACTCAACCAAGATGGATCGCCACAATAG
- the LOC125217105 gene encoding putative E3 ubiquitin-protein ligase XBAT31: MGQGMSCNTSEEQGLFGAVQLGDLEFFEAILERDSSIIHRSTTCDRNSPLHIAAANGQIEILSLLLQRSVKPDVLNRYKQTPLMVAAMHGKISCVEKLIEAGANILMFDTLNGRTCLHYSAYYGHSDCLEAILSAARTSHVSASWGYSHFVNIRDSKGATPLHLAARQSRPRCVHMLLDNGALVCSPTGRYSFPGSTPLHLAARGGSLDCIRELLAWGADRLQRDASGRIPYVVASRHRHGECAALLNPSSAEPLVWPSPLKFISELNQEAKALLEQALMEANREREKTILKGTVYSLPSPSASDSGIDDDISEASETDLCCICFDQVCTIEVQACGHQMCAQCTLALCCHNKPKPTTSCPTVPVCPFCRSNIVKLVVAKVRVENETERDICSSKPRKSWRSRNLSEGSSSFKSLSAVGSFSKMSRGSGRFAAGDELLDKPLSLET, encoded by the exons ATGGGTCAGGGGATGAGCTGCAATACCAGTGAGGAGCAGGGGCTGTTTGGTGCGGTGCAGTTAGGGGATTTGGAGTTTTTTGAAGCCATTTTGGAAAGGGATTCATCCATCATTCATCGCTCGACCACTTGTGATCGTAACTCTCCTCTTCATATCGCCGCCGCCAATGGCCAGATCGAG ATTCTATCATTGCTTCTCCAACGATCCGTGAAGCCGGATGTGTTAAATCGGTACAAACAG ACTCCATTGATGGTGGCTGCAATGCATGGAAAGATCTCCTGTGTAGAGAAGCTGATTGAGGCTGGTGCAAAT ATTTTGATGTTTGATACTCTTAATGGAAGGACCTGCTTGCACTATTCGGCTTACTATGGCCATTCTGATTGCCTCGAGGCCATTCTATCCGCTGCTCGAACCTCCCACGTCTCAGCTTCGTG GGGCTACTCTCATTTTGTGAACATTAGAGATAGCAAAGGGGCCACACCGTTGCACTTGGCAGCGCGTCAAAGTCGCCCTCGATGTGTTCATATGTTGTTGGATAATGGAGCCCTTGTCTGTTCTCCAACTGGCCGATATAG CTTTCCTGGTAGTACTCCTCTTCATTTAGCTGCAAGAGGTGGCTCTCTTGATTGCATCAGAGAATTGCTAGCTTGGGGTGCTGATCGACTGCAGAGAGACGCCTCAGG GAGAATACCGTATGTGGTAGCTTCAAGGCACCGCCATGGAGAATGTGCGGCTCTTCTGAACCCTTCATCAGCAGAGCCTCTTGTCTGGCCGTCGCCTCTGAAGTTCATCAGCGAACTCAATCAGGAGGCGAAAGCTCTATTAGAACAAGCCTTGATGGAGGCCAacagagaaagagaaaaaaccATCTTGAAGGGGACGGTTTACTCTCTCCCGTCGCCATCAGCATCCGACTCTGGAATTGATGACGATATATCTGAG GCAAGCGAAACAGATCTTTGCTGCATATGCTTCGATCAAGTTTGCACGATCGAGGTTCAAGCATGTGGCCATCAAATGTGTGCACAATGCACGCTCGCCTTGTGCTGCCACAATAAGCCCAAACCAACAACCTCTTGTCCTACCGTGCCAGTCTGCCCCTTCTGCAGGAGCAACATAGTCAAGCTCGTTGTGGCTAAGGTCAGGGTCGAGAATGAAACTGAGCGTGACATCTGCTCCTCAAAGCCACGCAAGTCTTGGAGGTCACGAAATTTGAGCGAGGGAAGCAGCAGCTTCAAGAGCCTCTCTGCAGTGGGGTCGTTTAGCAAGATGAGCCGGGGATCAGGCAGGTTCGCTGCCGGGGACGAGCTTCTTGATAAGCCATTGAGCCTTGAGACTTAG